GCTGGAGCGGATGCGCGCCGCCGCGGTCTGGCTAGGGCGGCAGCCACAGCTGGGGCAGGAGGTCTTTCCGCGCGGGGCGCCGGAGAGCTTCACCATGACCGACCGCAGCGGCCTTTCCACCGAGTTGCCGGCCTTGTTGCGCGGATATGTCGATGCGCTGCGCCGGGCAGCGGCCAAGCGGCCTTACCGCCCCAAGCAGCGCAAGCTCTGGACGGTGCAGGACGCCCTGGACCGGCTTGCCCGGCTGGTCGGCGGCCTGCCGGACTGGGGCGATCTACGGCAGTTCATGCCGGAACAGGTATTGGACCCGGTGGAGCGCCGCGCGGCCATGGCCAGCACCCTGGTGGCCGGGCTGGAACTGGCACGCGGCGGTGGGATCGAGCTACGGCAGGAGGCGGCCTTCGGCCCGATCCTGCTGCGCCGCAACGGTGGCCGGGCGCAGGAGAAACAGCATGTCGCCGCTTGAGGATGACGCCGCGGGGCCCGCCGCCGGCATGGCCCCGGTGGAGCATGCATTGCGGCTGGCGGAGGCCCTGATCTTCGCTGCCGACCGTCCTGTGCCGCTGGAGCGGCTTCAGGCTTTCCTACCGGAAGGCCTGCGGGCCGAGGCTGTGCTGACCCTGCTGACCGCCCGTTACGCGGGGCGGGGCGTGGAACTGGCCGAGGTGGGCGGCGGCTATGCCTTCCGCACCGCGCCGGACCTGGCGCCGATGCTGACCAAGGTGGTGGAAGCGCCGCGCCGCCTGCCGCGCGCCGCGATGGAGGCGCTGGCCATCATCGCCTACCACCAGCCGGTAACGCGCACGGAGATTGAGGAGATCCGCGGTGCCAGCCTGGCGCAGAGCACGCTGGAGGCGCTGCTCGAACATGGCCTGATCGCCCCGCGTGGCCGAAAGGAAGTACCTGGGCGGCCTGTGCTGTGGGGCACGACACCCCGTTTCCTGGAGCAGTTCGGCCTGCGGGCGCTGACGGACCTGCCCCGGCGCGACGAGCTGCTGGCTGCCGAGGCCGCGCCTTTGCCGGTCTCTGGCCAGGGGTCATGACGACGGCTGGATGCAGGCTTAGTATTTCCGGTGAAGGCGGGCTAGATTGGCTCAGCGCGTCACCGCGCCGCATGGCTGGACGCGATTTCACGTGCCGCGCGATGCGGAGCATGGCGGGTGCCCTTAGATTAAAGTGATGCATGGAACGTGAGGGGCAGGCTGCCGGATTGGCGCTGCCTCCGGTTCCTGCTAACGGAAGCGGCCCCCGGCCTACGGGGGGAGTGGGAAGCACATGTTAGATCTCGCCTGGTCCGAGCTTGCCCTGATCGCCGTCGTGGCGGTGGTGGTGATCGGCCCAAAGGACCTGCCGGATGCCATCCGCAATGTCGCCAAGGGCGTCAAGAAGCTCCGCAGCATGGCCGCCGAGTTCCAGAGCCACGCCGATGAGCTGGTGAAGGAAGCCCAGCTGGAGGATGTGCGTCAGCAGATCCAGGAGATCCGCCACTTCGACCTGAAGGGCACCATCGAGCGCGCGGTGGACAATGACGGCGAGATCCGCCGCACCTTCAACGATGACCCGCTGAAGGATGCCTGGAAGCCGACGCCGGAGAGCAAGCCGGCGCTGGACCAGCCCGCGCCGCCCGCCGGTGGCCTCGACTCCGCTCCGGAACCCTCCGTCACGCCGGAGTCTCCGGCTGCGCCGGCCTTCATTCCGCCTACTGTCGCCGCCTTCAACGCCGATGCCCAGCGCGACGCGCCAGCGCCGGAGCAGAAGCCCGCGATGATCCCGCCGCAGATCGATGGTGCCGAAGCGCCGGAGAAGCCTGCTAACCCGCCCGCAACTCCGACCGCCTGAGTATCCATCCGTGTCCCGGGACCAAGAAGATCAGATCGACGACAAGCCGATGCCGCTGATCGAGCATTTGCTCGAATTGCGGACACGGTTGCTGTGGTCACTCGGCGCTTTCATCATCGCCTTTGCCGTCTGCTATTACTTCTCGACGCAGATCTATGGCTTCCTGGCGCGCCCGCTGGCTCAGATCCTGCACGAGCAGAGTGGCGGCGAGCGGCGGATGATCTTTACCGCCCTCTACGAAGCCTTCTTCACCTATCTGAAGGTGGCCTTCTTCGGCGCGGTCTTCATCAGCTTCCCGGTATGGGCAACTCAGCTCTGGCTCTTCATCGCGCCGGGCCTTTACCGGAGCGAGAAGCGGGCGCTGATGCCCTTTCTGCTGGCCTCGCCCGTCCTGTTCCTGATGGGCGCGGCGCTGGCCTACTACTTCATCTTCCCGCTCGCCTGGAGGTTCTTCATCTCCTTCGAGACCCCGCCGGGTGGTGGTGCGCTGCCCGTGCAGCTGGAGGCGAAGGTCAGCGAGTATCTCAGCCTCGTCATGCACATGATCCTGGCCTTCGGCGCGGCCTTCCAGCTTCCGGTTGCGCTGACGCTGCTGGCAAAGGTGGGCATTGTCTCGGTGGACGGGCTCCGGAAGGGGCGGCGCTATGCCATTGTCGGCATGTTCGTCGTCGCCGCCGTCATCACGCCACCGGACATTATCAGCCAGATCGGTCTCGCTGTACCGCTGATCGCT
This genomic window from Roseomonas marmotae contains:
- a CDS encoding segregation and condensation protein A, translating into MSETLHLQLEGFEGPLDLLLDLARAQKVDIARISILALVDQYLAVIEGARRVRLELAADWLVMAAWLAWLKSRLLLPDDPRQEEDAEALAGQLAERLAELERMRAAAVWLGRQPQLGQEVFPRGAPESFTMTDRSGLSTELPALLRGYVDALRRAAAKRPYRPKQRKLWTVQDALDRLARLVGGLPDWGDLRQFMPEQVLDPVERRAAMASTLVAGLELARGGGIELRQEAAFGPILLRRNGGRAQEKQHVAA
- the tatC gene encoding twin-arginine translocase subunit TatC; this translates as MPLIEHLLELRTRLLWSLGAFIIAFAVCYYFSTQIYGFLARPLAQILHEQSGGERRMIFTALYEAFFTYLKVAFFGAVFISFPVWATQLWLFIAPGLYRSEKRALMPFLLASPVLFLMGAALAYYFIFPLAWRFFISFETPPGGGALPVQLEAKVSEYLSLVMHMILAFGAAFQLPVALTLLAKVGIVSVDGLRKGRRYAIVGMFVVAAVITPPDIISQIGLAVPLIALYELSILAAGWMAPKRDEDNN
- the tatB gene encoding Sec-independent protein translocase protein TatB, with protein sequence MLDLAWSELALIAVVAVVVIGPKDLPDAIRNVAKGVKKLRSMAAEFQSHADELVKEAQLEDVRQQIQEIRHFDLKGTIERAVDNDGEIRRTFNDDPLKDAWKPTPESKPALDQPAPPAGGLDSAPEPSVTPESPAAPAFIPPTVAAFNADAQRDAPAPEQKPAMIPPQIDGAEAPEKPANPPATPTA
- the scpB gene encoding SMC-Scp complex subunit ScpB, with product MSPLEDDAAGPAAGMAPVEHALRLAEALIFAADRPVPLERLQAFLPEGLRAEAVLTLLTARYAGRGVELAEVGGGYAFRTAPDLAPMLTKVVEAPRRLPRAAMEALAIIAYHQPVTRTEIEEIRGASLAQSTLEALLEHGLIAPRGRKEVPGRPVLWGTTPRFLEQFGLRALTDLPRRDELLAAEAAPLPVSGQGS